TTAGATCCCAACAGAGCATTAATGGAAAAAAAATCATACAAAAATATGATAAGCCCTGATATGCAAAACTCTATTTCTTTAGCATGTGAccaatatcataatataaatgaaAAGACATGATGTGAACTTGTAAAACAGTTATAGATGACTAACTCTGTCGATGAAAATTTAGGACGGAAGATTGTTAAGGAACTGAGTCTCGCCTCCTACCACATCaagaatggaaaaaaaaaaagcaatagAGAAGGATCAACCTTTCCTCGGTATGAGATCGCTTGTTTCCTTTCTTATCTTCAGCAACACCGTTAGGAATTCCCTACAACAGCAAGGCATGTACAATGAATTGAAATTCAGTGAAATTTCATATTctttaaatccaaaactcggaAGCTTACCATGCCTTCTTTCCACTTTATTGATGTGGCAGTGATGGTTGTTCCCTCCTCAAGGAAGGTAACAGTCTTTGTGAGCTTAGTATCTTCAAAATATGGATTGGGTTTGAAATTCTGCAGGGAAAACCAAAAAACTATTGTAAATCATctacaaattttttaaactaaaccaaaatttaaaattttggcgGTCTAAGAACGGCCACAGGGGAAAAAAGTGGAGACTCACAAATGTAATCGAGTATCCAGATTTAACATCTTTGAAATCTTCCACTTCGAGGTTAATCAAGTACTTGAATATCTAACAGAAACAAAGGAAGCCACTTGATCACATTAGGAAAAAAAGATCATGTGGTTAAATAAAGCATCTATTCAAGCTTTGTAGAACCTTTTGTAAGAGCAACAACTGCTTCAAAGTGAGAAGAAAAGGAACAGTGAAGACAGTACATGTTAAACAAATCATAGCTGCTTCTGTGTTTTTACTTAGTCTTAGAGAAGCAGAAGAGAGAAAACTCGAACCTTCTGGTCTTCTTCAGTCAAAAGTTCACTGAGGGCGGGGTGACTTAGAAACTGCAAAAAGAGGGCAATTTTCAATCACGGAGAAACAGGCATTTCAAGTGGTGAAAGGTCTTGCCAGTATGAAGTTTTCTTTCTCTTGAAGACTAACCGCAGTCAACCAAAAATcaggaattgattttatgaggTCATTTCTCTTATCATAGACAGGCTTACGTATCTCATTGTACTGCTGTTCCACTTCCAAGACTTTTTCACTTGCTTCTTCATTGATCTGAAAGCACAAAACAAACATAATTGTGTCAGTAGTTTCACCAGAATTTTTAATTGTGTATTTCTGATCACTTCAGAATCGAAATGCATTCAAAATTAAAAGAGATGCACCTATGTGGCATGAAATCAATCTACTGCCTCTACAGCTAATAAAATGTACACATTGCCTGTGAAACCCCTTAGGACAATTTATGACACTATCAACGCCGCATATTAACACAGACCAATGTCACCAGAAAACATAATGACAAATACAGACAACAATGCAGTACAAATGTCAAAATGCACATTTAAAGAATGATTGATTATAGAAACCAAGTATAAATGGAAAAAAATTCAGTGGCCTATCTGTGATAGCAAATCTTTAGCAATGTTTAACGACGACGACACTATATCAATATTTCCGATTAGCGTCTGCAAGACTAAAGTACTTACATGAATTGGTAAAACCTAGCGCATcaggagaaaaaaaaattttataggaaacttaaattttatataaacatTAGAATCTATTACATAAAAAGCGGATGAGTGATCCGCGGATTAGAAGAAACTACAACAATTATGTCAATACATTACGAACTTCCAATCCCTAACCACATCTGAGATAGCAAGATGACCGAATTCTTTGATCTTCCTTGTTGACGCTGCGACCATGAATTTGAGCACCTCCCATACTTTGTCTACCGTGTCAGACGAGTCATTGAAAATTCTGTTATTTCTCTCGAGCCATAATGTCCAGAACGTTAAATGAACGACCATATACCAGAATGTCTTCACTGTTGCCCCTGTTTGAAATCCGGGATCTATAATGAACATATCTTTTGCCCTCCTcggaaaaatccaaaaaaatctCAGCTCTTGCATCACCTTAATCCATATGCTTCTCGAAAAAGAACAATGTACCAGTAAATGATCCTGATCCTCTTCGTGGTTTTGACATAAGTAGCACCACTGTGGGCTTAAAGCACACGATGGCCATCTTCTTTGCACCAAATCTGAGGCCGGAAATTTGCCCAGAGCGACGATCCACGAGaaaatttgaatcttttgtGGGATGAGTACTTTCCAAATATGAATAAAAGGGGAGAAAACAGGGAAATTATGGAAGGGAAAGAATGACTCGTAAAAAGATCGGACAGAGAACAAACCCATAGAATCCCCCAACCACACCCTGATATCCTCCGAACCCAACTCTATTCTGACCGAATCTAGGACTCCCACTAAATTAGCAAACTCCCCAGTTCTAAATCATTAAGATGTCTCCTAAAGCGCACGTCCCAACGATAATTATGACTGACTCCTATATCAACAACCTCAATAAAATTACGAATTGGTTTATTGATCATGGTGCAAATCCTAAACAAAGACGGAAAGCGTTCTTTGAAAGAAGGACCCCCCCCCCCAAATATCCTCCCAAAACCTGATGTAATTTCCCCCTCTCAAAACCTTCCTACTCAACAGTTGAATTGCCGGGAAAGAATGAGAAATAAATTTCCAAGGGCTTCTGAAAGTCGCATTCCTGGCCAATCCCAAATCCCATCCATTCTCTTGAAGACCATAAATGATTTAGATGGCTGGAACAAATTTCGGATTAAATTTACGGAATTAGGACGCAAAAGgatatattatttttacattaaTCTCCAAAACAATCTTCCATCAATGCAGGCAAAACTCTATAATTAGTAAGAAAGAAGATATAAAAGTCGTGAATGACATTATGATAAGCTAAATACTCGATACATAATAGATAAAGTAATTTACAAGAATGATCGCTTAGACATCTTGATATAAGACATACAACTCTCCCCGTGTGATTTATGATCTTCATTATCTTTGACTGCAAAATGCATGCATATACCCAAACCAATTCGAAATATCCtatcaattttaaaatgttaaaaattttataagatTATCTGACACACATCGTTTGGATGAACAGGCACAAAGAACGAGATATTTCTGAAGCTCGCGTAAGATGGCATATTTGACCCCAAAAAAAACCCTTGATACAATATAATCCCATTTAACTCAGTTcagaattcaaaaaaaaaaaaaccattccAGAGGACAAATCTATTAATCAAGCTCATCCACAAATATCAGATTCAAAGGTTAAGAACATTAATCATACTCATTAAATCAACAATGCACCCTTCTCAAAAATTCGTCAGTGCAATAGTATAACACAAGAACGCGATAACATTTGCGTTCTAACAGTTACAAacccaaaaaaacaaaaacaaaaacaaaaacgaaAACCTTCCTTAAAAAATTCCTGAATCTTTCTAGCAGAGGCAGCTGAAACATGAACATAACCAAGAAAAATCAATTCCAGGACACCTGAATAAAAGTATATACGTACTTTTTCAAGCTCGTCCTGAATTTCCTGAAGCTTCTCAATAGAAAGAACCAGGTCTCCGTCAACGTGCTCAGCGCCGTTGTTTTCTTCCTCTAGTTGCACCAATTTCTGCTTCTTCCCCTTGTCTACCCCCATGCTTCTTTGAAACCCTAAAAATTGGAGGAAGAAAGGAAATCGTTTTGGGTTCCGTTGTTTCAACAAGGGCTTTTCTTAAACCCTAACCCTTTAAATGTGGAATAGTTATATATAGAAATGGAGTGGGCTCGCAATTATCACGAGTAAAATGGTGTAACTTCCAATTAAAGATGACATTATCTGATAATGTTTGGGCTTTCATTATGAAATGGTATTTCCAATTTCAAATCGAGTAATGTTAAAACTACGATCAATATATCGTATAATGATATTTATAACGATTATATTGTTATATTTTGTCGTTATTTACTgagattttgtattgaatttattGTTAGATTTTGATGAATGAATTTTTCGTGTTGTAATAATTGTCGTAAGAATTTGATTGTATAAGTAGCATTATTCTTTGAAATCTCCTGtataattttcataaataataaaatatttgtggATTCGTGAAATAATCTAACTATTAGATTAGTTAAgctaataaatttgaaaattatatcataatatattgtttcttttttattatgaaataaattgaaaatttcttTGACTTCATTTATATAGCGCAATTAATTTAAACTATACACTTAAGTTTCATCTAAGGTATAAgattatatttttcatgtgtCGGGTCGGATACGagattcgtctcataaaattgaattaatttCATAATAATTTTTGTGATAATCAACATATTGAGAACTTTTCTATATTTTCAGTTTTGATATTGAgtgggtctcatgtgagaccgtctcacggatcttaatttgtgagacgggtcaaccctacccatattcacaataaaaagtaatacttttagcataaaaagtaatattttttcatggataactcaaataagagatccgtctcacaaatacgacccatgagaccgtctcacacaagtttttgtctttaatattttaatggaAAGGAATTAGAGTCCATTGCGTGAGGTATGAGGTTTGAATCTTGTGTGGATAAGATATATGTTGGGAACTTTGTCCAATAATAGGTTTTATCCTATTTAGTTTCTAATTGATTAAGATTCAATATGACTTTATAAATCgatgtataattttttaaaaaaattccttTAAACATATAGCCATAGAAGGATAAAGCATAcctttttttaacaaaaatttcAGTAAAATGATCTCATAGATCAATTTTGTAAGACGGGTCTCTAACCTGACCCGATTcatgaaaatataatattttatatgatgAAAGTATTAATTTTCCCTTTACGTATGAATCGAGTTGACTCATCTAATGGGAGTAGATATATGAGACCGTTTCATAATCGATCTGTTATTTACTTTATACATAGACAATACGTATTCACATACATACAATTGTGAATACCTCAAAAGCTAATATTTTCTAGATTTATGTTCGACCAAAtctaatatttaatattttataaatttcatcATATTTAATATGTGCTCAATACATATTTATACTATTAATTAAAGTTAAACACGcgataataattaattttggtgtgtctgtacaaaatatttatacaattaattaaagttaaACCCGATAATAATTAACATGTACAAAATATGCTAAAAATAAACTAGTGACATGGACGCATTGCATGCTTACAGTTTTTCATAACTAATTTGATTTGTATTTAAGTATAgataatatcataattataaaaattaatggcGAGTCATGTGCAATTTGAAATTATTACATGTTGAAATTTGGTTTGATTAAGCAGGtccatcaaaatatttttatatatttaaaaaataaaatatatatgttattaatgatataattattttttacactaaataattaataccttatttataattttaatttataaaatttttggaTTGAAATCATTTTATGTCATCATTATAtacttaatataaaaatatattattataaatttttttggttATCAATTGAATAAAAGTCGATATATTTTAActtatgataatttttttcatgttctgaatattattaatataaattaaatgatttgttaatttttaaattttttattgaataaatataaaattatatatttttgacGGGTACGGGTCCAACCCCGATTGAACCGTCGGGTCTATGGGGCAGGACAGGCCGTGT
The sequence above is a segment of the Primulina tabacum isolate GXHZ01 chromosome 6, ASM2559414v2, whole genome shotgun sequence genome. Coding sequences within it:
- the LOC142549427 gene encoding NAP1-related protein 2-like isoform X1, whose amino-acid sequence is MGVDKGKKQKLVQLEEENNGAEHVDGDLVLSIEKLQEIQDELEKINEEASEKVLEVEQQYNEIRKPVYDKRNDLIKSIPDFWLTAFLSHPALSELLTEEDQKIFKYLINLEVEDFKDVKSGYSITFNFKPNPYFEDTKLTKTVTFLEEGTTITATSIKWKEGMGIPNGVAEDKKGNKRSHTEESFFTWFNDTQHKGDLVEIHDEQVAEIIKDDLWPNPLTYFNNEADEEEFEMDDDDEGKGSEESEEGDDDDGEQDDDDDDEAED
- the LOC142549427 gene encoding NAP1-related protein 2-like isoform X2, coding for MGVDKGKKQKLVQLEEENNGAEHVDGDLVLSIEKLQEIQDELEKINEEASEKVLEVEQQYNEIRKPVYDKRNDLIKSIPDFWLTAFLSHPALSELLTEEDQKIFKYLINLEVEDFKDVKSGYSITFNFKPNPYFEDTKLTKTVTFLEEGTTITATSIKWKEGMGIPNGVAEDKKGNKRSHTEESFFTWFNDTQHKGDLVEIHDEVAEIIKDDLWPNPLTYFNNEADEEEFEMDDDDEGKGSEESEEGDDDDGEQDDDDDDEAED